A window of Rhododendron vialii isolate Sample 1 chromosome 11a, ASM3025357v1 genomic DNA:
AATATGGTCTCGTTCGGATAGATTATAATTTTCGATCAATTTAAATTTTTCATGAACACTACACATCAAAACCTATAAAATGAACAGCTTTATGAGAGGATCTAAATGTATCAATGGTGTTACtagttctaacttctaacacAAAGGTGATGCGCGCACCATACTAGTAGAATATTGACGTTTTGTTAACCTAAATTTGTTATTAAGACAAACACTCGCaagtattttatattttcaatattctcaaacccaaaaaagaaaaaagttaaatgcacctttcaaaaaaaaaaaaatgcaccttTCACAGATATCGACAGTAGGAGTGTTCGCCAGAcaataagagcatctctaatgcTGGCTAGAATGACAGTTAAAAGTAAAAGCTTAGTGTATGCTACATTACCCAGAATGCCAAAAATGATTAGTCTTGATCCAATACGagagaaataatttttcttcaattttgctCATAAAAAGCCAAAATAAACAGGGAGGGATATGAAGGCTTGGGCTTGCTCGAGATCTTGGTCCTTTTACTCAAAACTGAACTAGCCAAAACTCAGCATCCGGAACAAAATGCATAATCATGCCCCCAATAGTTATACAAAACAGCGCGTAAAGAGAATATTTTCAAGGGAAGCACTCAACCGACAAGCCTTAATGCACACAtcgttcttgtttttttttttaaattacctTTATGAGCATATCTAGATTTACAGGTTTCCTAAGTTCAAGTTCCTGTAATTCAACATGATTCACAGAGATGTCTCAGTGCAGTCAACTAGCTATTGAACTTGGCGCAAGCTGAAAATGTTAGGAGAATCTGCTTCTTCCATGCTCAAAGTGAAGGCTCCGCCTCAGTTCTTAGGCAACAAGCCCCCGATGGAGTTTGAATACTCGTAAAACTACAACCAGAGATACAGAAGCcgttttcaaattcaaaattagcACAGATCATAAGAGCAACATCTATCAAAACATATACATCTAACATACTGCACCAAATTGGCTGCTATTATCAAACCATAATGATTTTCCACTGAGTTCTAAAAGAATGGTTAACATAAAAATTACTGGAACTTGAAACACCATTAAAGTTTTTAACCTTCTGGAGTTTGCAGCGGATTAAGCCAAGCAAGGTAGCCCTAGTTTCAATACCATGACAGGAATGAATACAGagtcaaaaatagaaaaatgttCGGCAAAACTGACCTGACTCACAATTTCTTCAGATTTACGACATAACTCTTGCCGTTTGGCCGCCCCAGATTCTTTCTCTGAATTTGACTTCATAGACATGGCATCAGCCTAGTAAATTGACACCCCAATAAAACACTCGAATAATGCTACTTCTGATCAAAATTACGTGGTCCAAAACAGGAATTTAAACCCCAAGAACATACCTCTGCAACTACAGCTTGAAGCTTAGTTTGCCTTGATTCAAGATCTCGCCTCTTCTCTTCCACTTCTGACTTCACATTGTTGAGTTCCTTAGTAGCTTCCTCACACCTgatatctctttctttttctaattgCTTTCTCATTTCATCCAACTGTTCCACTGCGattggtatttttattttatttcaggGTCTTGTATAACCTACAAATCCTGAGTTGCAAGTAGAGAGAATAAAGCTACCTTTCCCCTGTCGTTCAACAAGCTTGGCCTCGAGCGACTTATCTAGCATTCCTGCCTCACTCTGCTTAACCTTCAGAACCTTCACATCTTTTTCAACGGATTTGGCAGAGTTCACCTGTCAAAAGTCAAGGGCACGTGTAGATCAATAGTTATACTCAGCAGTAGTTGAATGCCTGGTTGATATACACCAACACAACTTTGGTGAAGGCCTCTCTAGGCTGTAGGTAAATTTGATTGCAGAAAGGCAACGGTCCAGTCTTTGTAGGTAAATTGATTGACCAAAAGGAACCATCCAGTCTAGTCCATGTCAAGAAtttcaccccaaaaaaattaaaaagacatcTTGGATGTATAGTGGATTTTAAAGTAAAAAGCAATGATATGGTGAAAGAAGATCGTGCTACTAATACTAAACAATGTATAAGAGACTTTTAAGATGTAAAACAGTTACTCAATACAAACTTCATATCATGTACTCCAAGGGGCTAGATCAGAGGAAAATAACTGACTAAAGCTTTAAAACACAACCACGCAAATTCAGAGCACAATCAGATATGTTATGTAAGCATACCTGTTCTTGTATTGCCTGCATCTGAGCAAGGTTCTTTGACAATTTCTTGCAAGCCTGAgaatttgaaagtaaacaaaGGGACCATCAACCTACTGCTTCAACTAGAACTATGGTGATTCATGCTCTTTAAATCTATATTTTATTTGAACGTTGTGGATAGATATATACACCTTATATCCATGACTGCCTTGTGGGATTCCCCATCACCTATTTTTTACTAGAATATTGCAAAAGGACAATATCGATTACCTTGTCACCATGTTGTTCAAGGCTGTATTAGGTTAAAGAAAGAACGCCACAGAACtgtcttcttcctctttctagTTTAACCCATCCCTTTGTTCCACTTTTACGGTTATTAGTGGTAACTACAGGTAATTCGACCACTCTTACCATATCACCAGCTGACAAAATGAATGGCAATAAGAGTTTCaatgaaaacttcaaaataccTTCATATAAACCTCAAGAACTGCACTTTTCTCCTGAAACGACTGCATTGCTGCTCTTTCGGCATTTTTTGCATCAATTCGAACTACTTTCTTCTCCTCCAAAGCCCTCTGCAAGCAAAAATCATATGTTGGAAGAAGGTCAAATAGGATGGGAGAAATTATTGTTGGATGCCGTCACAATACAGAATATTCTCTGATCAGAAGTATTCACTATTCAGTAGATGACCAAGAATTGAATGTGTAAATAAAgaactttaataaagacaaacagGATAAATTGGGTATCCTTGACTTTAAAACCTCCCTTTTGACCCTATGTCCTGCTTGTTTGTATTTAGGCTTCTCGAATACAGAACATTGAACAAGAAGGATATATTATCCCTTTACGGGACCTCAGGAGCCAGGATATTGCGAGGATATTGCATCCATATAGATGTTTTGGTCATAAGCTGGTCTCTAAGTCAAACTTGGATAGTTGGAAAAACACAGGTGAGACAAGCATTGCATTCCTTTCTCTAACCGCTGCCTATTCTGCCTGGGGTTCGGGCTTATCTCTTGCCAATTCATTCAACCGGCTTCAGAGATAGCACTGCAGCAAATACGCTCAAAAGGAACCTTGCAACAAATATTGGTATCTGAAGCTTAATGTCTTAATGATGCAATTTGCAATATAAGGTACCTGCAACTTATCTGGCGACTGAACAATTTTAGAGCGTAAACTGGCATTTTCTTGGACACTTTGCACCAGCACAAACTCCGCACTGGAAATCTGGAAAGAAAAACACCAATAGAATTATGATTAATGGCTAAAACTACTAAGGAAGTCTGTCTAAATATGGTTTTGCTAGAATGTAAAACTTGAATATAACTTTTTACAACGAGACAGCAAATCCTGTAGCATATATAAccttctatttttctatttacCAATATTATTACTAGGTCTAATCTTGAGAAGAAACCCCATCCCCAAAACTTGCTTCAACcacctttctttttccaattttccagAATGTCAACAACttgaaaacacacaaaaaagacaACAGGGAGACTGCAAAAGCTAAACGTTATATCTCAACACAATTATAAGGCACCAAAGGTAAAGCTCTTAAGCAGCAAATAGTTTCTGGTGCGAAATGCCGACACAGAAATTTCAGCGACTCTGATCCTCTTCATACCACAAGCCAAAACGCCAACAATAATTcaagagagaaacaaaagtTTCACCATTTGCTAACTATTCTTTACTAAAACCTCTGACAATAACAAAGCAAAGTCATAAGGGTATACTCCTGAGCATAATCCGGTGGAAGATATTAGGGAAATAAGGAATACAAAGACACAATCTGTACAACAAGGTTAGGAAGGAAGCCGGAATGTGAAGCCATGAAATTTAGCGTGGAAACCTGTAACGTAATGCAACAGCAATATCAAAATTGCTGTTTCTGCTTGTAATATAGTTCTGAATACATTCTTGAAAAATGCATAAGCCTTACTGCTTTCACGAGCTTTATAGTTTATACAATTCTTGTTCAAAGAATTACCTTATTAGACATTAGTTATTACCCTCAGACAACATGGCTTTGTTTTCTAGAACATAAAATTTTACGTGTTGTCCCTTTATTAATGATCTCAAAAAGAAGGCAAAGAACAAGCTGACGTGTTGTCCCTTTATTAATGAACTAAGAAACAAATTCAGCAGCAATAAAAGGTCAAAACCACACCTTCTCATCCATTTCTTTCGCCTTCTCCTTCATTTTTTTGATAGAAGCCTTCAAGGACATTTGATGATTGTTAAGACCAGGAATGATCTGGGTTAGTTCTTTAACTTTAGCTTCTACATCCTGAACAAGTGGCATTTCCCTTTCTCTTAGTTCATTCTGTTCAGCAATCTCTGCATTCAGCTGCAAAACAGATGAATATGTAATCACATACAAATTGCAATCATCTACTGAATACTTCAAACTGAGCAGTTTGAATCCTCCCAGATACCTGTGAAATCCTGCTCTCCAACTGTTGCCGTTTCTCATCAAGAAGGGTCAGATCTTCCACCATTGGTCTCAGAAGATTCATTTTCGTGTCTCTGAAAACATTAAATACAATAAATGACACTAAAAACGGAAGAAATGTTAAAACTTCATGATGTCCTTTCTTTCTAAAGACACAGCTATCGTCTACAAGCTAGCACGTGATTTCTCAAAATAAGCAATCCCAGGCTCCTAGCTGTGCATTCACTCATCAAATTGAAGCTAAATAAGTACCTTGTCTTTAAGACTTCAGAACATAAAATCAATCACCGCAAAAATTGGGAAGATGACAGAAAATAGCAGCCATCACCCAAAGGAATATCAAAACCCCAATACACTGATACTTAGTGAAGTACTAAAGTAACTAAACGCTGACAGTGTCAGCAGATTGTACTTGTTTCTGTATTCAAAACAGTCAACCCGATAACTGATGAAAAATTATTACCTTTAATGGTTCGGGCTGAACAAACGATGCAAACATGGTTTTCAAGAATTAGGAAACATGTTTTCCAACACTATGCTGAAGTCAATCTTCCTTGATCTCACAAATTAGTTGTTGATAAATCGAATAGATAGAAGATTCTAGCAATACCAAGATATCACAAAGTGATCATACTAATGAGATGCGGGCCATGCCCATATCTAAGAAGTAAATTGATCCTGCTTCCGCATTCATGCATAACTAAAATGCACAGAGGATGCCCAAGCATGCGGCATGCCATAATAGAACCTATGTACACATCATTCTCCGTAGAATAGCTTAGCAAGAACTATCTTGTTTATTTAGCTGCTATGATTCACTTTTGCATAACTTCTTCCAGAAAACCGTTTTCAAAATAAAACGGTTAGCGATTACATGTTACTAATTATGGAGCAAACACCACCAAGGGTGGTGGCCTAGTGGTTCATGGCTCACTCCCACGGGGTTTGGGTGTCCAGGACGTCACGGGCAAGTCATGCTAACAACGCCTTCTCGAACTTGGTTATCCTGTGAAGCCCGGTTGTGGTCCACTAGCCTTTGGTGGGGCGGTAGCTGAGATAGCTCTTTGGTCCCTTCTGCGGGTCTGGAGTCCCTATGGTCACACCCAGAGGAGGGTTGCTATGCCCAGttgcctcctcctccaccctttttggcttagcaaaaaaaattacagagcAAACATGGTTTTCGAAAATCTGAAAACTTTTCTTAATTCAAAAAACTCATCCCCAAGCAAGATTAAAAATGTCACCCAGAAATGTTTCAGAATCGCTTCTTGCAAAATTTGAACCTGAAAACAACCACCAAAACTGGACTTATAAAGTTCTATGTTACACAATACAAAAATTCCACATAACATCGACTTAATTTCCTAAACTACTACTATGAATTAAGCAGCAAAATTACCTATGGATACAGAAATTGAGCAGGGCACTAAGAAACAACTCCGTCCTGTCCGCGTCAGGCTTTATCAGATCCCTGAGGTTAAATTTCTTAGGACAATCCAGAGCAGCCAGAACCTCCTTGATCTTTCTAAACAAATTCATGGTCCGAACCGAGTCCACGTGGAGGTCCGGGTTCTCCAGCTGTTCCAAGGCAGCGAAATCAACTTGCCCGTAGTCTTCCCTGAAACAGAAAATGGCAAAAAACACAGAGTTGGATTAACTGCCTAGCAAACCCTAGAAATTGTAAAATCATAAGTTGCTCCGGGAGCACTGCCACGTAGTGCACCAAGGGGCTTCTCCAACCACATCTAGGTGCGGGCTCCACCATGAAGTGGCCTCACGTCGATGTGTGACGGAAAATTCCCCTGGAACACTGTCACGCAAGGGCTTCTCCACCACATATAGGTGCGGGCTCGACCACCGAGTGGCCCTCGTGATGGGG
This region includes:
- the LOC131308795 gene encoding kinetochore protein NUF2 homolog, yielding MSKFEYPRLRRAEIIGFLAESHIEDRIAESDLRNPNPDFILNLYTKILIHLDSLTEDYGQVDFAALEQLENPDLHVDSVRTMNLFRKIKEVLAALDCPKKFNLRDLIKPDADRTELFLSALLNFCIHRDTKMNLLRPMVEDLTLLDEKRQQLESRISQLNAEIAEQNELREREMPLVQDVEAKVKELTQIIPGLNNHQMSLKASIKKMKEKAKEMDEKISSAEFVLVQSVQENASLRSKIVQSPDKLQRALEEKKVVRIDAKNAERAAMQSFQEKSAVLEVYMKACKKLSKNLAQMQAIQEQVNSAKSVEKDVKVLKVKQSEAGMLDKSLEAKLVERQGKVEQLDEMRKQLEKERDIRCEEATKELNNVKSEVEEKRRDLESRQTKLQAVVAEADAMSMKSNSEKESGAAKRQELCRKSEEIVSQFYEYSNSIGGLLPKN